The Populus trichocarpa isolate Nisqually-1 chromosome 11, P.trichocarpa_v4.1, whole genome shotgun sequence genome has a segment encoding these proteins:
- the LOC18103082 gene encoding auxin response factor 3 isoform X2: MVGMIDLNTIEEDETTPSCGSLSSPSSSSAASALSASGSGSSTSSVCLELWHACAGPLISLPKRGSVVVYFPQGHLEQLPDLPLAVYDLPSHVFCRVVDVKLHAEAASDEVYAQVSLVPESEEIEQKLREGIFEGDGEEEDGEATVKMTTPHMFCKTLTASDTSTHGGFSVPRRAAEDCFPPLDYTQQRPSQELVAKDLHGSEWKFRHIYRGQPRRHLLTTGWSAFVNKKKLVSGDAVLFLRGEDGELRLGVRRAAQVKCGPTFPAQWNHQLNQISPGDVANAISTRSFFHIYYNPSSSEFIIPFNKFLKSLDQSFSSGMRFKMRFETEDAAERRYTGIITGVSELDPARWPGSKWKCLLVRWDDMEANRLSRVSPWEVEPSGSGSFSSSNNFTAPGLKRSRSGLPSSKAEFPIPDGIGAPDFRESSRSQEVLQGQEIMSFNALYDGVDGQNQHPSEIRSCFPGYHSSGIAALGSGIRDSIATSNNSYKGIGFNESYRFHKVFQGQEIFPSSPYGRIPNANEARENCSLGFSDGVQRSSSSSRNGWSTLMQGYNTQIRPPAQVSSPSSVLMFQHASNPVPKPSSNFNFNDHVQQTATTRSWFCGPEMQGGDFKLPAHSEPSVKRGGQWSNSPFGLSHEHLQHGVSQPIVAQSAFRGSQDLVSCKSSCRLFGFSLTEDKCLVNKEDNMTLITSPLNPGSSFLPRAGEHFHPKPPAINNAVGSSCTEAILQTRAENYRIY, from the exons ATGGTGGGTATGATAGATCTCAACACTATTGAAGAAGATGAAACTACACCGTCTTGTGGGTCTTTATCTTCTCCATCATCATCCTCTGCTGCTTCTGCTTTGAGTGCTTCTGGCTCTGGTTCTAGTACCTCTTCTGTTTGTTTGGAGCTTTGGCATGCTTGTGCTGGCCCACTAATATCTTTGCCAAAGAGAGGGAGTGTTGTTGTGTATTTCCCTCAAGGCCACTTGGAACAACTCCCTGATTTGCCTCTTGCAGTTTATGATCTCCCTTCTCATGTCTTCTGTCGAGTTGTTGATGTCAAGCTCCAT GCCGAGGCAGCAAGTGATGAGGTGTATGCACAGGTCTCCCTGGTTCCTGAGAGTGAG GAAATTGAGCAGAAGTTGAGGGAGGGGATATTTGAGGGGGATGGTGAGGAGGAGGATGGTGAAGCCACTGTGAAGATGACAACACCCCATATGTTCTGTAAGACCCTAACTGCTTCTGACACTAGCACTCATGGAGGCTTTTCAGTCCCTCGTCGAGCTGCTGAGGACTGCTTCCCTCCTCTG GATTATACTCAACAAAGGCCTTCACAAGAGCTTGTGGCAAAGGATCTTCATGGCTCTGAGTGGAAGTTTCGACATATCTACAGGG GTCAGCCACGGAGGCATTTGCTCACTACTGGATGGAGTGCGTTTGTCAATAAGAAAAAACTTGTCTCTGGGGATGCCGTTCTCTTTCTCAG GGGTGAGGATGGGGAATTGAGACTGGGAGTTCGAAGAGCAGCACAAGTTAAATGTGGCCCTACATTTCCAGCTCAATGGAATCATCAGCTGAATCAGATCTCTCCTGGGGATGTAGCTAATGCTATTTCTACTAGAAGTTTTTTCCACATTTACTACAATCCAAG CTCATCAGAGTTCATAATACCttttaataaattcttgaaGAGCCTTGATCAATCCTTCTCTTCTGGAATGAGATTCAAAATGCGTTTTGAAACAGAAGATGCAGCAGAGAGAAG ATACACTGGAATAATAACTGGAGTCAGTGAGCTAGATCCTGCTAGATGGCCTGGTTCAAAATGGAAATGCCTGTTG GTAAGGTGGGATGATATGGAGGCTAACAGGCTCAGCAGGGTTTCTCCTTGGGAAGTTGAGCCTTCTGGTTCTGGTTCTTTTTCCAGTTCCAATAACTTTACGGCACCTGGTTTGAAGAGGAGCAGGTCTGGATTGCCTTCATCAAAGGCAGAATTTCCAATTCCTG ATGGGATAGGAGCACCAGACTTTAGGGAATCTTCAAGGTCCCAGGAGGTCTTGCAAGGTCAAGAAATTATGAGTTTTAATGCTCTTTATGATGGTGTTGATGGTCAGAACCAGCACCCATCTGAAATAAGGAGTTGTTTTCCTGGTTACCACAGTTCTGGGATTGCTGCATTAGGAAGTGGTATCAGAGACTCGATTGCCACTTCAAATAACTCCTACAAGGGCATAGGCTTTAACGAATCTTATAGATTCCATAAGGTCTTCCAAGGTCAAGAAATTTTTCCAAGCTCACCATATGGAAGAATCCCAAATGCTAATGAGGCTCGTGAAAATTGTAGTCTTGGATTCTCTGATGGTGTCCAAAGGTCAAGCTCAAGCTCAAGAAATGGATGGTCTACATTGATGCAGGGCTATAATACTCAAATTCGACCTCCTGCACAAGTATCATCACCATCTTCGGTGTTAATGTTTCAGCATGCTAGCAATCCAGTTCCAAAGCCATCttccaattttaatttcaatgatCATGTGCAGCAGACAGCTACCACCCGAAGTTGGTTTTGTGGTCCTGAAATGCAGGGGGGGGATTTCAAGTTGCCTGCACATTCTGAGCCCAGTGTAAAAAGAGGCGGCCAGTGGAGCAATAGTCCTTTTGGTCTGTCCCATGAGCATCTTCAACATGGTGTTTCACAACCTATTGTAGCTCAATCAGCCTTTAGGGGTAGTCAAGATTTGGTGTCGTGCAAAAGCAGCTGCAGACTCTTTGGTTTCTCATTGACTGAGGATAAATGCCTTGTTAATAAGGAGGACAATATGACCTTAATAACATCTCCATTGAATCCTGGATCCTCCTTTCTGCCTCGCGCAGGAGAGCACTTCCATCCAAAGCCTCCAGCAATAAATAATGCAGTTGGGAGCAGTTGTACCGAA GCAATTCTGCAAACCCGTGCTGAAAATTATCGAATATACTAA
- the LOC18103082 gene encoding auxin response factor 3 isoform X1 produces the protein MVGMIDLNTIEEDETTPSCGSLSSPSSSSAASALSASGSGSSTSSVCLELWHACAGPLISLPKRGSVVVYFPQGHLEQLPDLPLAVYDLPSHVFCRVVDVKLHAEAASDEVYAQVSLVPESEEIEQKLREGIFEGDGEEEDGEATVKMTTPHMFCKTLTASDTSTHGGFSVPRRAAEDCFPPLDYTQQRPSQELVAKDLHGSEWKFRHIYRGQPRRHLLTTGWSAFVNKKKLVSGDAVLFLRGEDGELRLGVRRAAQVKCGPTFPAQWNHQLNQISPGDVANAISTRSFFHIYYNPRASSSEFIIPFNKFLKSLDQSFSSGMRFKMRFETEDAAERRYTGIITGVSELDPARWPGSKWKCLLVRWDDMEANRLSRVSPWEVEPSGSGSFSSSNNFTAPGLKRSRSGLPSSKAEFPIPDGIGAPDFRESSRSQEVLQGQEIMSFNALYDGVDGQNQHPSEIRSCFPGYHSSGIAALGSGIRDSIATSNNSYKGIGFNESYRFHKVFQGQEIFPSSPYGRIPNANEARENCSLGFSDGVQRSSSSSRNGWSTLMQGYNTQIRPPAQVSSPSSVLMFQHASNPVPKPSSNFNFNDHVQQTATTRSWFCGPEMQGGDFKLPAHSEPSVKRGGQWSNSPFGLSHEHLQHGVSQPIVAQSAFRGSQDLVSCKSSCRLFGFSLTEDKCLVNKEDNMTLITSPLNPGSSFLPRAGEHFHPKPPAINNAVGSSCTEAILQTRAENYRIY, from the exons ATGGTGGGTATGATAGATCTCAACACTATTGAAGAAGATGAAACTACACCGTCTTGTGGGTCTTTATCTTCTCCATCATCATCCTCTGCTGCTTCTGCTTTGAGTGCTTCTGGCTCTGGTTCTAGTACCTCTTCTGTTTGTTTGGAGCTTTGGCATGCTTGTGCTGGCCCACTAATATCTTTGCCAAAGAGAGGGAGTGTTGTTGTGTATTTCCCTCAAGGCCACTTGGAACAACTCCCTGATTTGCCTCTTGCAGTTTATGATCTCCCTTCTCATGTCTTCTGTCGAGTTGTTGATGTCAAGCTCCAT GCCGAGGCAGCAAGTGATGAGGTGTATGCACAGGTCTCCCTGGTTCCTGAGAGTGAG GAAATTGAGCAGAAGTTGAGGGAGGGGATATTTGAGGGGGATGGTGAGGAGGAGGATGGTGAAGCCACTGTGAAGATGACAACACCCCATATGTTCTGTAAGACCCTAACTGCTTCTGACACTAGCACTCATGGAGGCTTTTCAGTCCCTCGTCGAGCTGCTGAGGACTGCTTCCCTCCTCTG GATTATACTCAACAAAGGCCTTCACAAGAGCTTGTGGCAAAGGATCTTCATGGCTCTGAGTGGAAGTTTCGACATATCTACAGGG GTCAGCCACGGAGGCATTTGCTCACTACTGGATGGAGTGCGTTTGTCAATAAGAAAAAACTTGTCTCTGGGGATGCCGTTCTCTTTCTCAG GGGTGAGGATGGGGAATTGAGACTGGGAGTTCGAAGAGCAGCACAAGTTAAATGTGGCCCTACATTTCCAGCTCAATGGAATCATCAGCTGAATCAGATCTCTCCTGGGGATGTAGCTAATGCTATTTCTACTAGAAGTTTTTTCCACATTTACTACAATCCAAG GGCCAGCTCATCAGAGTTCATAATACCttttaataaattcttgaaGAGCCTTGATCAATCCTTCTCTTCTGGAATGAGATTCAAAATGCGTTTTGAAACAGAAGATGCAGCAGAGAGAAG ATACACTGGAATAATAACTGGAGTCAGTGAGCTAGATCCTGCTAGATGGCCTGGTTCAAAATGGAAATGCCTGTTG GTAAGGTGGGATGATATGGAGGCTAACAGGCTCAGCAGGGTTTCTCCTTGGGAAGTTGAGCCTTCTGGTTCTGGTTCTTTTTCCAGTTCCAATAACTTTACGGCACCTGGTTTGAAGAGGAGCAGGTCTGGATTGCCTTCATCAAAGGCAGAATTTCCAATTCCTG ATGGGATAGGAGCACCAGACTTTAGGGAATCTTCAAGGTCCCAGGAGGTCTTGCAAGGTCAAGAAATTATGAGTTTTAATGCTCTTTATGATGGTGTTGATGGTCAGAACCAGCACCCATCTGAAATAAGGAGTTGTTTTCCTGGTTACCACAGTTCTGGGATTGCTGCATTAGGAAGTGGTATCAGAGACTCGATTGCCACTTCAAATAACTCCTACAAGGGCATAGGCTTTAACGAATCTTATAGATTCCATAAGGTCTTCCAAGGTCAAGAAATTTTTCCAAGCTCACCATATGGAAGAATCCCAAATGCTAATGAGGCTCGTGAAAATTGTAGTCTTGGATTCTCTGATGGTGTCCAAAGGTCAAGCTCAAGCTCAAGAAATGGATGGTCTACATTGATGCAGGGCTATAATACTCAAATTCGACCTCCTGCACAAGTATCATCACCATCTTCGGTGTTAATGTTTCAGCATGCTAGCAATCCAGTTCCAAAGCCATCttccaattttaatttcaatgatCATGTGCAGCAGACAGCTACCACCCGAAGTTGGTTTTGTGGTCCTGAAATGCAGGGGGGGGATTTCAAGTTGCCTGCACATTCTGAGCCCAGTGTAAAAAGAGGCGGCCAGTGGAGCAATAGTCCTTTTGGTCTGTCCCATGAGCATCTTCAACATGGTGTTTCACAACCTATTGTAGCTCAATCAGCCTTTAGGGGTAGTCAAGATTTGGTGTCGTGCAAAAGCAGCTGCAGACTCTTTGGTTTCTCATTGACTGAGGATAAATGCCTTGTTAATAAGGAGGACAATATGACCTTAATAACATCTCCATTGAATCCTGGATCCTCCTTTCTGCCTCGCGCAGGAGAGCACTTCCATCCAAAGCCTCCAGCAATAAATAATGCAGTTGGGAGCAGTTGTACCGAA GCAATTCTGCAAACCCGTGCTGAAAATTATCGAATATACTAA